Proteins encoded in a region of the Sphingomonas sp. HMP9 genome:
- a CDS encoding TetR/AcrR family transcriptional regulator — protein MHLFWEHGYEGASLLTLRHAMGGISSASFYAAFGSKEALYRETLMRYLGRHGSIIDALDDERLPPRARLEQALMGSVAMQTDLAHPKGCMVTLSATISSEACASTRLLTRTERDATRQALKRCITAGVSAGNLAPTIDVAGLVALYDGLVLGISIQARDGVPADSIRAGIKHAMAAWGDDRQDTAS, from the coding sequence ATGCACCTGTTCTGGGAACACGGGTATGAAGGCGCGTCGCTACTGACTCTTCGCCACGCGATGGGCGGCATATCGTCGGCGAGTTTCTACGCGGCGTTCGGCTCGAAGGAAGCGCTCTATCGCGAGACGCTGATGCGGTATCTGGGCCGGCATGGCAGCATTATCGATGCGCTCGACGACGAACGGCTGCCGCCCCGCGCGCGGCTCGAACAGGCGTTGATGGGGTCGGTCGCCATGCAGACAGATCTTGCGCATCCCAAGGGCTGCATGGTCACGCTGTCCGCAACCATCTCGTCCGAAGCATGCGCATCGACCCGATTGCTAACGCGAACCGAGCGCGACGCCACGCGGCAGGCGCTGAAACGGTGTATCACGGCTGGCGTCAGTGCAGGGAATCTCGCCCCGACCATCGACGTCGCAGGGCTGGTCGCTCTGTACGATGGCTTGGTGCTGGGAATTTCGATCCAAGCCCGGGATGGAGTGCCCGCAGACTCAATTCGAGCAGGGATCAAGCACGCGATGGCGGCCTGGGGAGATGACCGCCAAGATACCGCCAGTTGA
- a CDS encoding MFS transporter produces MRSKAIPTDAGASETLPLSALLALAMTGFTAILTETLPAGLLPHMAAGLDVSESLAGQTVTVYAVGSLLAAIPLTLYTQGWRRKPTLLLAICGFLIFNCVTAVSSSYALTLVARFMGGVAAGLGWGIIAGYARRMVVAPLRGKALAIAMVGTPLALSIGVPLGAMLGSTLGWRMAFGLMSITTLALIGWVLWRVPDFPGQPAEQRLSIARVFRTPGVRTVLVTLFAWITAHNILYTYIAPVAALSGLQARLDLVLLGFGAAALVGIWVTGVLIDRALRPLVLVSLTAFAVVSLAFGLFAASPGVMIVATILWGLSFGGAATQLQTALADAAGDGVDLANAMLTTTWNGAIAAGGIVGGVMLEHLGAGSLAWAVLVPTVVALVIASRAHRHAFKPGPRAFD; encoded by the coding sequence GTGCGTTCAAAAGCCATCCCGACCGACGCCGGCGCGAGCGAGACGCTGCCGCTCTCCGCCCTCCTGGCACTGGCGATGACTGGCTTCACCGCGATCCTGACCGAGACATTGCCCGCCGGGCTGTTGCCGCATATGGCCGCCGGGTTGGACGTGTCGGAGTCACTCGCCGGGCAGACGGTGACGGTTTACGCGGTAGGGTCGCTGCTCGCGGCGATCCCGCTGACGCTGTACACGCAAGGCTGGCGTCGCAAGCCGACGCTGCTGTTGGCGATTTGTGGCTTCCTGATCTTCAATTGCGTGACCGCGGTGTCGTCCTCCTACGCGCTGACGCTGGTCGCGCGGTTCATGGGCGGGGTTGCGGCCGGGCTCGGCTGGGGGATCATTGCAGGCTATGCGCGGCGCATGGTCGTCGCGCCGTTGCGCGGCAAGGCGCTGGCGATCGCAATGGTCGGCACCCCGCTGGCGCTGTCGATCGGCGTGCCCTTGGGGGCGATGCTAGGCAGCACGCTCGGCTGGCGCATGGCGTTCGGGCTGATGTCGATCACCACGCTGGCCTTGATCGGCTGGGTGTTGTGGCGGGTGCCCGATTTTCCAGGCCAGCCGGCCGAACAGCGGCTCTCGATCGCGCGTGTGTTCCGGACGCCCGGTGTTCGGACCGTGCTCGTCACGCTGTTCGCTTGGATCACGGCGCACAACATCCTCTATACCTATATCGCGCCGGTCGCCGCGCTGTCGGGTCTGCAAGCTCGGCTCGACCTGGTGCTGCTGGGGTTCGGCGCTGCCGCGCTGGTCGGGATCTGGGTTACGGGGGTGTTGATCGACCGGGCGTTGCGGCCACTCGTGCTCGTCAGCCTGACGGCGTTCGCGGTGGTGTCGCTCGCGTTCGGGCTGTTTGCGGCCAGCCCCGGCGTGATGATCGTCGCGACGATCCTGTGGGGGCTTTCGTTCGGCGGCGCCGCGACGCAGCTTCAGACGGCGCTGGCCGACGCGGCGGGCGATGGCGTCGATCTGGCGAACGCGATGCTGACGACAACGTGGAACGGCGCGATCGCCGCGGGCGGGATCGTCGGCGGCGTGATGCTCGAGCATCTGGGTGCAGGCTCGCTCGCCTGGGCGGTACTGGTCCCGACGGTAGTGGCGCTCGTGATCGCGTCGCGCGCGCACCGCCACGCCTTCAAGCCCGGTCCACGGGCATTCGATTGA
- a CDS encoding zinc-dependent alcohol dehydrogenase family protein — MKAYQIGAQDGIHALVSTARPDPVAGPGEALVAPRLVGLISRDVQLLRGTYGPRQPETRIPMSEGVGEVVAIGEGVTDIAVGDRVVCGHFASWLDGAFRADVFAHDIGITHDGWLAERVVLPAAALIRVPDALADVDVAGLASAALTAWNALIEICHVEAGDTVLCLGTGSVSLAALKIAKARGARVAITSSHDAKLEMARAMGADIMVNYRTSPDWPGEVMAKTDGKGADIVIETGGVDTLGQSIAAAASNARIIVVGVSPGEGPAIPDYLSLIIKNVTIRGIANGSRAMFADLLDAMVSNGITTVVDRTFAFDDAPEAVRYFAAAGHLGKVLIAL; from the coding sequence ATGAAAGCCTATCAAATCGGCGCGCAGGACGGCATCCATGCCCTCGTCTCGACGGCCCGGCCCGACCCTGTCGCGGGCCCGGGCGAAGCGCTGGTCGCACCGCGTCTCGTCGGTCTTATCAGCCGTGATGTGCAATTGTTGCGCGGCACCTACGGTCCTCGCCAGCCCGAGACGCGCATCCCGATGTCCGAAGGCGTCGGCGAGGTCGTCGCGATCGGGGAGGGTGTGACGGACATCGCGGTCGGCGACCGGGTCGTCTGCGGCCATTTCGCGAGCTGGCTGGACGGCGCGTTCCGGGCGGACGTCTTCGCGCACGATATCGGCATCACGCATGACGGCTGGCTGGCCGAGCGCGTTGTCCTACCCGCGGCGGCGCTGATCCGGGTGCCGGATGCGCTGGCCGACGTGGATGTCGCCGGACTCGCCTCCGCCGCGCTGACGGCCTGGAACGCGCTCATCGAAATCTGTCACGTCGAGGCTGGCGACACCGTGCTGTGCCTGGGCACCGGGAGTGTCTCGCTGGCCGCGCTGAAGATCGCCAAGGCGCGCGGCGCGCGGGTTGCCATTACCTCGTCCCACGATGCGAAACTCGAGATGGCGCGGGCGATGGGTGCGGATATCATGGTCAACTACCGGACTTCGCCCGATTGGCCGGGCGAGGTCATGGCGAAGACGGACGGGAAGGGGGCTGATATCGTGATCGAAACCGGCGGGGTCGATACGCTGGGCCAGTCGATCGCGGCCGCCGCGAGCAACGCGCGGATCATCGTCGTCGGCGTGTCGCCGGGCGAGGGGCCGGCGATCCCCGACTATCTGTCGCTCATCATCAAGAACGTGACGATCCGCGGCATCGCCAATGGCAGCCGCGCGATGTTCGCAGACCTGCTCGACGCAATGGTTTCGAACGGCATCACGACGGTCGTCGACCGGACGTTTGCCTTTGACGATGCACCGGAGGCCGTTCGCTACTTCGCGGCGGCTGGACATCTCGGCAAGGTGCTGATCGCGCTCTGA